The following coding sequences lie in one Apium graveolens cultivar Ventura chromosome 1, ASM990537v1, whole genome shotgun sequence genomic window:
- the LOC141667386 gene encoding uncharacterized protein LOC141667386: MVVCKCRKATKLYCFVHKVPVCGECICFPEHQICVISTYSEWVIDGEYNWPPNCCKCQAVLEEGTDGQTTRLGCLHVIHTSCLASHIKDFPSHTAPAGYVCPSCSTSIWPPKMVKDSGSRLHSKLREAIMQTGIEKNVFGNHQFPLPVPDSRAPPPAFASDPLIHVSSSGSMSTSVVNDAESYMGTTGTGYTKPSTIDIEEIDDPNAANQANFIRSPGATTRKSAVQADKISSDMSYYADDEDANRKKYTRRGTFRNKFLRLLLPFWSSALPTLPVTAPPRKDSSHANEVQEGRTRHHKSSRMDPRKILLIIAIMACMATMGILYYRLAQSGFGEELPEDNQHQQ; encoded by the exons ATGGTGGTCTGCAAATGCCGCAAG GCGACCAAGTTATACTGTTTTGTGCACAAGGTTCCTGTTTGTGGAGAATGTATATGTTTTCCGGAGCACCAAATATGTGTG ATCTCTACTTATTCAGAATGGGTGATAGATGGAGAGTATAATTGGCCTCCTAATTGCTGCAAGTGTCAAGCTGTGCTCGAAGAAGGGACTGACGGTCAAACTACACGACTGGGTTGCTTAC ATGTTATACATACAAGCTGTTTGGCTTCACATATCAAAGATTTCCCATCTCACACTGCTCCAGCTGGATATGTATGTCCATCCTGTTCAACATCG ATATGGCCTCCTAAAATGGTTAAAGATTCAGGGTCCCGCCTTCATTCCAAGCTGAGGGAAGCAATTATGCAG ACCGGTATTGAAAAGAACGTGTTCGGAAACCATCAATTTCCGTTGCCAGTGCCAGATTCTAGGGCCCCGCCCCCCGCATTTGCTTCTGACCCATTGATTCATGTATCTAGTAGTGGAAGCATGTCTACGTCAGTAGTAAATGATGCTGAAAGTTATATGGGTACAACTGGAACCGGTTATACGAAACCTTCAACTATTGATATTGAGGAGATAGATGATCCTAATGCAGCCAACCAGGCCAATTTTATAAGAAGT CCTGGTGCAACCACAAGAAAGAGTGCAGTACAAGCCGATAAAATAAGTTCTGACATGTCATACTATGCTGATGATGAAGATGCAAATCGGAAAAAGTATACTCGAAGGG GTACATTCCGTAATAAGTTTCTTAGATTGTTGCTGCCCTTCTGGTCAAGTGCATTACCAACTCTGCCTGTGACTGCTCCGCCACGGAAAGACTCTTCACATGCAAATGAAGTTCAGGAAGGTCGTACACGGCATCATAAAAGTTCAAGGATGGATCCGAGGAAAATTCTTCTGATCATCGCAATTAT GGCATGTATGGCAACAATGGGTATTTTGTATTACAGACTTGCTCAAAGTGGATTCGGTGAAGAGTTACCTGAAGACAACCAGCATCAACAGTGA